The genomic DNA CGGCGACATCCGAGTGGTCAGTGCGCAGCGCCCCGTCGACGACTCCTACGCCAACGGCTACGGCAACAGCAAGTGGGCCGGCGAGGTGCTGCTGCGCGAAGCACACGACCTGTGCGGACTGCCGGTCTCGGTGTTCCGCTCCGGGATGATCCTCGCCGACCGTCGGCATGCCGGACAGCTGAACGTCCCCGACATGTTCACCCGGCTGATCTACAGCCTCGTGGTCACGGGTCTGGCTCCGGGATCGTTCTATCAGCGGACCCCTGAGGGCGGACGACCGCGGGCGCACTACGACGGACTCCCCGTCGACTTCGTCGCCGAGTCGATCACCACGCTGGGAGCCTCGGCAGCTCGTGGCTTTCGTTCCTACGACGTGATGAACCCCCACGACGACGGCGTCTCGCTCGACGTCTTCGTCGACTGGCTCATCGAATCGGGACATCCGATCCACCGCGTCGACGACTACGGACAGTGGCTCAGCCGTTTCGAAACCGCTCTGCGAGCACTGCCCGACGCGGTCCGCCAGCACTCCGTGCTCCCCCTGTTGACAGCCTATGGCCGCCCCGAGACACCGGTGAACGGCTCCCTGGCGCCGGCGAGCGTTTTCCGGAAAGCCGTGCAGCAGAACGGCATCGGCGCTGACGGAGACGTTCCGCACGTGTCCCGGCGGCTGATCGACAAGTACGTCGCCGACCTCCGTGTTCTCGGACTCCTCCCCGCCTGACACACCGCTACGAACGAAGGAGCGTCCTCCCATGACGACATCGCAACGGGTCGCACTCGTCACCGGCGCCAACTCGGGCCTCGGCAGGTTCGCCGCCCGCGCCCTGGTCGACGCCGGTTACCAGGTGGTGGGCACGAGCCGCAACGCCTCGGGTCTGGCCGACGAGCGGGGCCTGTCCTTCGTGGAACTCGACGTCACTCGCGACGAATCCGTGGCTGCGGCGGTCGACGCGGTGATCGCACGGTTCGGACGAATTAACGTTCTGGTGAACAACGCCGGCATGGGCCTCAATGGGGCCAGCGAGGAGAACTCGATCACCCAGTCGCAGCGACTGTTCGACATCAACGTCTTCGGCGTCATGCGGATGACCAACGCCGTCCTACCGCACATGCGCACGCAACGCAGCGGACGCATCGTGAACATCTCGTCGATCTTCGGGTTGATGCCCGCACCCTTCATGGCCGCCTACAGCGCGACGAAGTTCGCCGTCGAGGGGTACTCCGAATCCGTCGACCACGAAGTCCGTGACGACGGCATCCGCGTCGTCCTCGTCGAACCCGGCGGCACCAGAACCGGTTTCGACGACAACACGGCCGAACCGGACAACCCGTTGCCGGTCTACGAACACCGGCGGCGACGGTCGAATCAGGCCGTGGCAGAGCAGGTCAATAACGGGGACGATCCCGCGGTCGTGGCGAAGGCCGTCGTGGCCGCCGCAACGGACGAGAATCCGAAGCTGCGCTACCCGGCCGGCTCCGCGCGACAGTTGGTCGCACTGCGTCGATTCGCTCCCCGCAGGGCCTTCGACAAGCAATTGCGCAAGTCGCTCGCTGCGGGGAAGTGAGCCGAAGACACCGGCCCAATGGCCTCTGGGATGCTCGATGACGTTGTTCCGTCCGTCGTCACGGGCTTCGACGTGTCCTGGAGCCTCGGGGGTTTCGGAGCGTCGACGGTGTACCTAGGGCTGACGACATTGAGACGGTCAGTACCGCTGACGGCAGCGACGGCTCGCCCCAGACGCCCGTCGCAGCGGGTATCCGTTCAGTCATCAGGGTTCAGGAAGCGCCATGCCCTCGTCGCCGCGTGCAGGTTGAATCGGGTATCGACATTCCGGAGGTCGTGGCCGGTGATCTCAGCGATGCGTGCCAACCGGTAACGAAGAGTGCTGCGATGAATGTGCAGTGCAGCCGCGGATTCGTCGTAATTTCCGCCGCACTCCAAGTAGTCGCTCAGTGTCATCACCAGGTCGGAACTCTTGCAGTGGTCGTAATCCAGCAGTGTGCCCAGCCATTCGCGTACGAAGCTCTCGACTTCTCCACCGCCGTGGGCGGCATCGATGAGACGATAGAATCCAAGTTCGTCGAACGCCGCTGCACCTTGCGGACTGGCTGAACGCAGGCGAATGCTCATGACCCGACGGGCTTCCACGAAGGATTGCGGAAAGTCATCGGGTACCAGGCATCGGGAGCCGATGCCAACGACGCTGGTGGTCTTGCCGAGTATTTCACTGATCGTGCGGTGCAGCGCCCCTGGGTCTGGGCGGCCATCGGTGAGCAGCACGACCAGACCGCCGTGGCGTCCCTGTAAGTAGTTGAGATTCAACGCGGTTGCGGCCCGCCCGGCTGCGATTGTCAGAGCGTTCTCGGTGCGACCAGCACTCTGTACTACCACTACGTAGTGGGGGCGCCGCAGATCATGGTTCAGGGCGTCGGCACGACCGTAGGCCCCGTCCCGGTCGGTACCTGCCAAGAGATCGTCGACGAGCTCGCGGCGTAGGTTGAGTTCGATCTCGGCGACGGTCCGCTGATGGGAGAGCTCCAGGGCCAAAACGGTGGCGCCGTGGTGCAGGGCGAACAAGTCGTCGTCGGTCACCGTACCGTTCGGGTCGTTCAACGCTAGGACGCCGAGGGTCTCGGCCCTGGGTTGGATGAGGGTGAGGACCCGCCGTCCGATTCGTGCTCGACCGCCCTGTGCGGCCAGTTCGTGGAGTAACTGCTCGCGCTGGGGCGCCCGTTGTTTGGGGTAGGGGTGCGGTAGTCCGGGCCCGGCCCAGCACAGCAGGTTGCCGAATCGATCCTCGACAGCCACCGAATGCCCCGTCAAATCGCTGAGTACATCCGCGATTCCTTGCTCGCCCGTCCCCGCAGCCAGTGTTGTGCTCAAGGCTTCGTGCACGTTCGTCTGCCGCTGCAGCCGCGCCACCGCTTTGGCGAGTTCACGGTTCCTGTCTTGCAAGTCGGAGATTGATTCCGTCAGCCGCGCCGCATCGTCCGAGTCGCGTTTGCGCGTTGCGGCATGTGCCAGGGCGGCGCCGGTCTGCTGGGCCAAGATGGCCAGCAGTTCGGTTTGATCCTTCGTGGGTGCGCTGGCCGCGCTGACCACCAGGCACCCGTGGATCACGCGTCGGTGACGCAGTGGAAACGCCCACCCCCACCGGCCGTCCTCGACGTCGATCCGACCATCCCAGTTGGACTGGCGGTGCCGTTCGATCTCCGGGTGTGGTGGCTGGGATGTTGGAAACCGTACGAATTCGCCATTCATCGACTGATAACTGGCCTCGACCTGGCAGGGTCCGAGTCCGCCAACGGTGGCCGAGGCCGAGTGGAAGATCTCGCCGGCGTCGGCATCACTGAAGCTGACGCGCGACAGCGCGGCCAAGCCGGCAGACAATGTCTGTCCGATCTGGGTGCTCGCTCGGGGGCCGTGCGTTTCGTCGTTCATCTCGGAGTGGCCACGCTGGGCGCCTCTCTTGAACAATTCGTGGGCGGGACTGTCCGCTAGCGTGGCGTCGTCGGGCAGGCGTACCCGAAGTGGCAGTCCCAAGCGCCCTTCCGAATCCGCTTCTGCCCACTTGCCATCCGCTGATTCGACACTACTCCGTTCCGATGCTGACAGGTCGCTTCGACGAGCAGATGTTCGATTCACACCAGAACCGCACCAGATTGGCTTGCCTCACCGCACGGTTCCCGCTCTGCCGGTTCCTATCTGAGGTCGCCGCCACAGCTCCCACGCGAGTCGCAGCACCCCAATCACGGTGAGAACGGCCAACGACCAGACGGCAGGGGCAGAGATCGCCATCGGGAACACCAAGAGAGACGCGGCGGCAGCAAGGAGCCGATCGACTGTGACCTGATGGTGGTCACGCCATCGGTAGGCCACCTCGGCGGCGTAGAACATTGCCACCCCTCCGGTGAGTGCGAAGGCGGCCAGCGGCGCGAGCGGGTCGTCGACGTGCTCCACCGAAACCCGGATCCCCACGGCGAAGAAGACGATTCCCGCGACGAGCGGCAGGTGTAGGTAGCTGTAAGCGTCAAGGGCCAACCGTGGCCGATCTTCGGCGGCCGTTCGCCGCATGCGTTCTTCGGCTCCTGTGGTGAGGCCAAAGTATGTCCACCACAGGGTGGCCGAGATCAGCACGCCGCACACCACGGCGCCCAAGACACCCGGGTGGCGGAGGTCTTCGGATGCCACCGCCCCTAGCGCGATGATCGCCTCACCTAGCGCGATGATGATGACCGAACCGTGGCGCTCGATGAAGTACGACGGGACGACTCGAAGTCCGTTCGTTCCCGCTAGCCGCGGAGTGCCGAAGTCGACCGCCGCCGCGGCGACCCATAGCAGTTCACGATACGGCGAGGGCACGAATGCAGCGGCAACGATCAAGGCAGGCCCGATGAGTAACCCCGGCACCAGTCGGCGGATCGTCGACGCCGATTCAACCTCGTCGCGCCATGACGAGGCGATGAACATACCGGCGTTGATGAGGCGAACGGCGAGCAATGCGAGACCGAAGACGAACGCACCGGTGGTGAAGGCGCTCGGCAGCGCG from Mycolicibacterium arabiense includes the following:
- a CDS encoding helix-turn-helix domain-containing protein, with translation MNDETHGPRASTQIGQTLSAGLAALSRVSFSDADAGEIFHSASATVGGLGPCQVEASYQSMNGEFVRFPTSQPPHPEIERHRQSNWDGRIDVEDGRWGWAFPLRHRRVIHGCLVVSAASAPTKDQTELLAILAQQTGAALAHAATRKRDSDDAARLTESISDLQDRNRELAKAVARLQRQTNVHEALSTTLAAGTGEQGIADVLSDLTGHSVAVEDRFGNLLCWAGPGLPHPYPKQRAPQREQLLHELAAQGGRARIGRRVLTLIQPRAETLGVLALNDPNGTVTDDDLFALHHGATVLALELSHQRTVAEIELNLRRELVDDLLAGTDRDGAYGRADALNHDLRRPHYVVVVQSAGRTENALTIAAGRAATALNLNYLQGRHGGLVVLLTDGRPDPGALHRTISEILGKTTSVVGIGSRCLVPDDFPQSFVEARRVMSIRLRSASPQGAAAFDELGFYRLIDAAHGGGEVESFVREWLGTLLDYDHCKSSDLVMTLSDYLECGGNYDESAAALHIHRSTLRYRLARIAEITGHDLRNVDTRFNLHAATRAWRFLNPDD
- a CDS encoding oxidoreductase is translated as MTTSQRVALVTGANSGLGRFAARALVDAGYQVVGTSRNASGLADERGLSFVELDVTRDESVAAAVDAVIARFGRINVLVNNAGMGLNGASEENSITQSQRLFDINVFGVMRMTNAVLPHMRTQRSGRIVNISSIFGLMPAPFMAAYSATKFAVEGYSESVDHEVRDDGIRVVLVEPGGTRTGFDDNTAEPDNPLPVYEHRRRRSNQAVAEQVNNGDDPAVVAKAVVAAATDENPKLRYPAGSARQLVALRRFAPRRAFDKQLRKSLAAGK
- a CDS encoding low temperature requirement protein A; this encodes MTAHGGNAAGGSTGREPHTDELRESPGADGRSMGNLELFFDLTFVYAMSQVTHLMLSDVSWQGFGRGVLALLALWWAWVCYAWLTNMFDVARVAHTTLIILAMAAMMIAVIALPSAFTTGAFVFGLALLAVRLINAGMFIASSWRDEVESASTIRRLVPGLLIGPALIVAAAFVPSPYRELLWVAAAAVDFGTPRLAGTNGLRVVPSYFIERHGSVIIIALGEAIIALGAVASEDLRHPGVLGAVVCGVLISATLWWTYFGLTTGAEERMRRTAAEDRPRLALDAYSYLHLPLVAGIVFFAVGIRVSVEHVDDPLAPLAAFALTGGVAMFYAAEVAYRWRDHHQVTVDRLLAAAASLLVFPMAISAPAVWSLAVLTVIGVLRLAWELWRRPQIGTGRAGTVR